The genomic region CGAGAGAGATTAAGGAGGTCCATTTGATACAGCTGTGCAAAAATCAGCCGTGTCTCTACCATGTGTAGGTACGAGGTAGAGAGGGTTATCTTCATGCTTGCAAATTGCTCTTGCAATCGCACGTGGTGGATTACAAGGAGGGGGGAACAATGCACATCACATTATTTACAAGATTAATtgctttaaaattacattttgtttggggttgtttggttttggagtgtttttttttttaattgatagcTGTGGAAGCCACAGAACTTTTAAGGACTTGgtttcatttctgtgtttttcttttcttttttattccctcctctttttttggttgttgtttttattatttttttcccagccctCTTTCTTTGTACCCTGGAGGCTGTGAGGCggcaggggtgggggagaagagagagcaagCAAGGAGACCGACAGACAAGtcatgcttgtttttttttccagagcctCAACAACAGAACTGAGAGGCAGAAAGGAGCCAGTTGTAATTCATACCGAGTTGTAGGCTTTGTGTGATGAAAGCGACGGAGCGCTGCCTGGGAGATTGCTTTGCTGCACTCCACGAAGCAGATTTGAAACTGTCGTGGACCACTTTAGATGAGAGTTGGATTATGGAATGACCTGCTATGTCTGTGTCATATTGTTCTGCGCAGGGTGCATTATACTGTGCTAACTAGGTGTTCAGTACCAAATAAGAGAGGTGTCCTAGATGTGATCTGTCAGCTGTGTCTCATATTTTTATATTGGTTAAAATATAAAACTGAAACAGTGATGAGAGAGGACAGAGCAGTTGAATGCCTTATATGTGAACAGTAAATCCACTGTCAGAGTATTTAAAATGTATTGAGTCTTATTTAATTACTTTGAGAAATCTGGCATTACCTGTATTTTCTCAAATTAGCAAATAACTCCCTACTGAACTGGCAAAAAATGGGGCTTCTTTTGTATGTGCCTGCAATAAACCAAGCAGCTTATACTGTTTCATAAGGGCAATGCATTTTCTTTCCGTAAGGATTTGTGGCGTAAAGTACAGTGTTTCAGAGGAGCTGAAAAAGTTTGCAGACAGTACATTTGAGAACTCATTTAAAAGCATATGAAAAAGGCCAAGCTCAATGTtaactttgttttttcctgctgcCCTAGGCTTGAAGATGCAGTGGACGCCAGAGCATGCCCAGTGGCCAGAACAGCACTTTGATATCACTTCAACCACCCGGTCCCCTGCACACAAGGTGGAAGCCTACCGAGGGCACCTGCAGCGCACCTACCAGTATGCCTGGGCCAACGATGACATCTCGGCTCTGACTGCCTCCAATCTTCTGAAAAAGTATGCAGAAAAATACTCTGGTATTTTGGAAGGCCCAGCTGAGCGGCCCATCCTCAGCAATTACTCTGAAGCTCCCTCAGGGCTGGTGAATGGTCGGAAGAATGAAAGTGAGCCCTGGCAGCCATCGCTGAATTCGGAGAGCGTCTATCCCATGAACTGTGTCCCAGACGTTATCACCGCCAGCAAAGCTGGGGTAAGTGCAGCCCTTCCTCCCGCAGATGTCTCGGCCAGCATTGGGAGCTCTCCTGGGGTGGCCAGTAACCTGGCTGAACCCAGTTACTCCAGCAGCACCTGCGGAAGTCACACGGTTCCCAGTCTTCATTCAGGGCTCCCATCTCAGGAATATGCCACAGGATACAATGGCTCATACTTGCATACCAGTTACAGTGGCCAGCCAGCACCTGCACTTCCATCCCCACATCCATCCCCCCTGCATAGCTCGGGACTTTTACAACCACCGCCACCGCCACCAGCCCTCGTCCCTGGCTACAACGGGACCTCTAACCTCTCCAGTTATAGCTACCCTTCTGCCAGTTATCCTCCTCAAACTGCTGTTGGCCCTGGGTACAGTCCTGGGGGTGCCCCACCACCCTCTGCGTACCTGCCTTCAGGAATccctgctccaacccctctgcccccaACCACTGTCCCCAGTTACTCCTACCAGGGCCATGGTCTGACACCCATTGCACCATCTGCCCTGACAAACAGTTCCACCAGCTCTCTCAAAAGGAAAGCATTCTACATGGCAGGGCAAGGAGAAATGGACTCCAGTTATGGAAATTACAGCTATGGCCAACAGAGATCTACACAGAGTCCCATGTATCGAATGCCCGACAACAGCATTTCAAATGCAAacagggggaatggttttgaCAGAAGTGCTGAAACATCATCCTTAGCATTTAAGCCAACAAAGCAACTAATGTCCTCTGAACAGCAAAGGAAATTCAGCAGCCAGTCCAGTAGGGCTCTAACACCCCCATCCTACAGTACTGCTAAAAACTCACTGGGTTCGAGATCAAGTGACTCGTTTGGGAAGTATACCTCCCCAGTAATGAGTGAGCACGGTGatgagcacaggcagctcctcCCTCACCCAATGCAAGGCCCGGGACTTCGTGCAGCTACCTCATCCAACCACTCTGTGGACGAGCAACTGAAGAATACTGACACACACCTCATTGACCTTGTTACCAACGAGATTATCAACCAAGGACCTCCTGTGGACTGGAGCGACATCGCTGGCCTAGATCTAGTAAAGGCCGTCATTAAGGAGGAGGTTTTATGGCCAGTATTGAGGTCAGATGCATTCAATGGACTGACTGCTCTACCTCGGAGCATCCTTTTATTTGGACCTCGGGGAACAGGCAAAACATTAATGAGCAGATGTATAGCTAGTCAGCTGGGGGCCACGTTTTTCAAAATCACTGGCTCTGGCCTTGTCACAAAGTGGttaggggaaggagaaaaa from Indicator indicator isolate 239-I01 chromosome 5, UM_Iind_1.1, whole genome shotgun sequence harbors:
- the FIGN gene encoding fidgetin, whose translation is MLAPCKAAVLGLKFQHGRGCSQSSLQKLGMISNHRHLHLTRVPIHQQTHRIDATLTYRVLVPNLQLHLKKDGIEEERLKDSSWGLKMQWTPEHAQWPEQHFDITSTTRSPAHKVEAYRGHLQRTYQYAWANDDISALTASNLLKKYAEKYSGILEGPAERPILSNYSEAPSGLVNGRKNESEPWQPSLNSESVYPMNCVPDVITASKAGVSAALPPADVSASIGSSPGVASNLAEPSYSSSTCGSHTVPSLHSGLPSQEYATGYNGSYLHTSYSGQPAPALPSPHPSPLHSSGLLQPPPPPPALVPGYNGTSNLSSYSYPSASYPPQTAVGPGYSPGGAPPPSAYLPSGIPAPTPLPPTTVPSYSYQGHGLTPIAPSALTNSSTSSLKRKAFYMAGQGEMDSSYGNYSYGQQRSTQSPMYRMPDNSISNANRGNGFDRSAETSSLAFKPTKQLMSSEQQRKFSSQSSRALTPPSYSTAKNSLGSRSSDSFGKYTSPVMSEHGDEHRQLLPHPMQGPGLRAATSSNHSVDEQLKNTDTHLIDLVTNEIINQGPPVDWSDIAGLDLVKAVIKEEVLWPVLRSDAFNGLTALPRSILLFGPRGTGKTLMSRCIASQLGATFFKITGSGLVTKWLGEGEKIVHASFLVARCRQPSVIFVSDIDMLLSSQVSEEHSPVSRMRTEFLMQLDTVLTSAEDQIVVICATSKPEEIDESLRRYFMKRLLIPLPDSTARHQIIVQLLSQHNYCLNDKEVALLVQRTEGFSGLDVAHLCQEAVVGPLHAMPATDLSAIMPSQLRPVTYQDFENAFCKIQPSISQKELDTYVEWNKMFGCSQ